The Lycium ferocissimum isolate CSIRO_LF1 chromosome 1, AGI_CSIRO_Lferr_CH_V1, whole genome shotgun sequence genome includes a region encoding these proteins:
- the LOC132029950 gene encoding uncharacterized protein LOC132029950: MQADRVWNLEKNKKIVVELNADGQGSDNGSNLLVRFLGKLSQKSIICPISVERWDRMPEAKNRLQWQLIEENFEFDYAVGIKWVMRTLGDRWKAYKYTLRNKTFYPSKSKEQILANPPETVVSSDWTAFVHHYKEEKMKTQSEQNARNRSKLKVPHVGGSKSNARRGRQMEKKYGRPVCRSEVVLSTLLKKNGNYVNEEGNIIAVSSKHFSIFKLQLQC, translated from the exons ATGCAAGCAGATCGAGTTTGgaacttggaaaaaaataaaaaaattgtggtGGAACTCAACGCGGATGGACAAGGAAGTGATAATGGTTCAAACTTGCTTGTGAgatttcttggcaaactttctcaaAAGTCAATAATTTGTCCCATATCAGTTGAGAGATGGGATAGGATGCCTGAGGCAAAAAATCGCCTACAATGGCAGTTAATTGAG gAGAATTTCGAGTTTGATTATGCTGTTGGAATCAAATGGGTGATGCGTACTTTAGGCGATAGATGGAAGGCCTATAAATATACGTTAAGAAATAAAACCTTCTACCCTAGCAAAAGTAAGGAACAGATTCTTGCTAATCCTCCCGAAACTGTGGTTTCTAGTGATTGGACTGCTTTTGTGCATCACTATAAAGAGGAGAAGATGAAG ACACAAAGTGAACAAAATGCAAGAAATCGAAGTAAACTTAAAGTCCCCCATGTCGGTGGTAGCAAAAGCAATGCAAGGAGAGGTCGTCAAATG GAGAAAAAGTATGGAAGGCCTGTGTGTCGAAGTGAGGTTGTTTTGTCAACTTTACTGAAAAAGAATGGCAATTATGTGAATGAAGAAGGGAATATTATAGCTGTAAGTTCCAAACACTTTTCCATTTTCAAACTTCAATTACAATGTTGA